The Stratiformator vulcanicus genome has a segment encoding these proteins:
- a CDS encoding ArsR/SmtB family transcription factor, giving the protein MASATIADLPLQLEKDLVQVFKLLSDETRLRVLMYLIQETELHVTALCERLGQSQPAVSHHLALLRVAGLIEARRDGKHNYYSIRRNHFHRIMSELFSYIRNPETDDVRFDDFVLAQR; this is encoded by the coding sequence ATGGCTTCCGCGACGATCGCCGACCTGCCGCTTCAGCTCGAAAAAGACCTCGTGCAGGTCTTCAAGCTGCTCAGCGACGAAACGCGACTCCGCGTCCTGATGTATCTGATTCAGGAAACGGAACTACACGTAACGGCCCTCTGCGAGCGGCTCGGTCAGAGCCAGCCCGCCGTCAGCCATCACCTCGCGCTGCTTCGCGTGGCCGGGCTGATCGAAGCCCGCCGCGACGGTAAGCATAACTACTACTCGATCCGCCGGAATCACTTCCACCGGATTATGTCTGAGCTCTTCAGCTACATCCGCAACCCGGAAACAGACGACGTGCGATTCGACGACTTTGTCCTCGCACAGCGATAA
- a CDS encoding DinB family protein, giving the protein MSPDFQSALATILKELTRGAETEFCWVLNPEDAGLIPLLRSLDAAQAQSPPGPGRKSAAEHAHHLRYSISLLNRWASGEENPFATADWASSWSIDKLDDRGWQQFVDDFEHELQNWSGALNEPREWDQFSLPGALASAAHVAYHFGAIRQIVLSTQ; this is encoded by the coding sequence ATGTCACCCGATTTCCAGTCGGCGCTCGCGACTATCTTGAAAGAATTAACGCGAGGCGCTGAAACCGAGTTCTGCTGGGTCTTAAATCCCGAAGACGCCGGTTTGATTCCGCTTCTCCGGTCGCTGGACGCCGCACAAGCTCAGTCTCCGCCAGGCCCCGGCCGGAAGTCTGCCGCCGAACATGCCCACCATTTGCGCTACAGCATCTCACTTTTGAATCGATGGGCGAGCGGCGAGGAGAACCCGTTTGCGACCGCCGACTGGGCGAGCAGTTGGTCAATCGACAAACTCGACGATCGCGGATGGCAGCAATTTGTCGACGATTTTGAACACGAGTTGCAAAATTGGTCCGGCGCATTGAACGAACCCCGTGAATGGGATCAGTTCTCACTCCCCGGAGCACTCGCCAGCGCGGCTCATGTCGCCTATCACTTCGGCGCAATCCGGCAGATCGTCTTGAGTACACAATAG
- the carA gene encoding glutamine-hydrolyzing carbamoyl-phosphate synthase small subunit produces MSRIAKLALADGTVFEGEAFGAEGEVFGEVVFNTSMTGYQEILTDPSYCGQIVTMTYPQIGNYGVNSEDVESGGIKARGFIVREYCRRPSNYRSDRSLDELLTEQGVIGIEGLDTRALVRRLRVEGAMTGVLSTTDLDNASLIEKAKSSPELSGIDYVKEVMPSESNDWASGLDELGRGLQEFPSDKSQAEPHVVAIDYGMKWNIPRHLRESGCRVTVMPGNSSAEDILKLNPDGVFLSNGPGDPRPLNYAVETIRGLLGQTPVFGICLGHQLLGLACGADIFKLKFGHRGANQPVLNRESGQVEITSQNHGFALVADSMPEDVEVTHLNLNDDTVAGIRHRKHNAFSVQYHPEASAGPHDSHYLFHQFKSMLNT; encoded by the coding sequence ATGTCTCGCATCGCCAAACTTGCTCTCGCCGACGGAACCGTATTCGAAGGAGAAGCCTTCGGAGCCGAGGGCGAAGTCTTCGGTGAGGTCGTGTTCAATACCAGCATGACCGGCTATCAGGAGATCCTCACCGATCCCTCGTACTGCGGGCAAATCGTCACGATGACCTACCCGCAGATCGGCAACTACGGCGTGAATAGCGAGGATGTCGAGAGCGGCGGCATCAAGGCCCGCGGCTTTATCGTTCGTGAATACTGCCGCCGACCCAGCAATTACCGCAGCGACCGCTCGCTCGACGAATTGCTCACCGAGCAGGGCGTCATTGGTATCGAGGGCCTCGACACCCGCGCGCTCGTCCGCAGGCTTCGCGTCGAGGGGGCCATGACCGGCGTCCTGTCGACTACCGACCTTGATAACGCCTCATTAATCGAGAAGGCGAAGTCCAGTCCGGAACTGAGCGGGATCGACTACGTCAAGGAGGTCATGCCTTCCGAGTCGAATGATTGGGCGAGCGGCCTCGACGAACTCGGTCGCGGACTGCAAGAATTTCCCAGCGACAAATCTCAGGCCGAGCCACACGTCGTCGCCATCGACTACGGCATGAAATGGAACATCCCGCGTCATCTCCGCGAGTCAGGCTGCCGGGTGACGGTCATGCCGGGCAATTCGTCTGCCGAAGACATTCTCAAACTGAATCCGGACGGCGTATTTCTCTCCAACGGCCCGGGCGACCCCCGGCCGCTTAATTATGCGGTCGAGACGATCCGCGGGTTGCTCGGGCAAACGCCGGTCTTCGGAATCTGTCTCGGGCACCAGCTTCTCGGCCTCGCCTGCGGTGCGGATATCTTTAAATTGAAGTTCGGTCACCGCGGGGCGAATCAGCCGGTGCTCAATCGCGAATCGGGACAGGTAGAGATCACCTCACAGAATCACGGCTTCGCGCTCGTCGCCGACTCGATGCCCGAAGACGTCGAGGTCACGCACTTGAACCTCAACGACGACACGGTCGCCGGCATCCGCCATCGCAAGCACAACGCGTTCAGCGTGCAGTATCACCCCGAAGCCTCTGCCGGCCCGCACGACAGCCACTACCTGTTTCATCAATTTAAGTCGATGCTGAATACTTAG
- the ndk gene encoding nucleoside-diphosphate kinase: MQRTLVLIKPDAMKRRLAGRILTRLEDKGLALVGLKIMQVTPDLAKQHYAEHVAKPFYPELEEFITSGPVVAICLEGPEAITVTRGMMGKTNGRESAPGTIRGDFGMSRQLNLIHGSDSPEASDREIPLYFSDEELVGSTDGMVGTFFAGDEV; the protein is encoded by the coding sequence ATGCAACGCACTCTCGTTCTGATTAAGCCCGACGCGATGAAGCGGCGACTCGCCGGTCGCATCCTGACCCGTCTGGAAGACAAAGGGCTCGCGTTGGTCGGCCTAAAAATAATGCAGGTCACGCCCGATCTGGCAAAGCAGCATTATGCCGAACACGTCGCGAAACCGTTCTACCCCGAGTTGGAAGAGTTCATCACCTCCGGCCCCGTCGTCGCAATCTGCCTCGAAGGCCCCGAAGCCATCACCGTGACCCGCGGAATGATGGGCAAGACCAACGGCCGCGAATCGGCCCCCGGCACCATCCGCGGCGACTTCGGCATGAGCCGTCAGCTCAACCTCATCCACGGCAGCGACAGTCCCGAAGCCTCCGACCGCGAAATCCCGCTCTATTTTTCCGACGAAGAACTCGTCGGCTCGACCGACGGGATGGTGGGGACATTTTTCGCGGGGGATGAGGTGTAG